The sequence AGCGTTCGTGGGGGCAATTATTCCCATGATCTTCAACTACCCTCATGTGCTTCGTGCCCGAGACTCCTCGTTGGTACAATCTCCAGAGGTAAGTTCCGTCGACAGGTCGTGATAAGGCTAAGCACTTTCCTAAACTTGGGAAGATTACAagtattaaaagtatttttaagagatttttttctctccctcgagTACCTTTCACTCGTATGGAATTCAGTTATGATTAGAATATGTGGAAATATTTCCACCACTATTAACAGCCCCGCAAGGGTTGATATCACAATACCCATTTTACATATGATTTTCCGTATATACGCTTTtgtaaaacccgggaaaaaaaaaaggtaccaatttggggataaaatattattatttattttcaaaacagtttccatgcccctccccctttccgagTCCCACCCCCCCTGACACCAATCTCTCGCCACAGATCGCTTTAGAGGACGCTCAAGCCTCGCTAGAATGGCTACGGGGATCAGCCTCCGACGTCGACTTTGAACTCGACGCCATCCAGCGGAACTACGAAATCGCAAAGCAAGAATCCTCCTCTCTGAAGGACTTGTTTAGACGCCAGTATGCCAAACCCTTCTTGCTTGCCATGGGCCCTATGCTCTTCCAGCAGCTGTCTGGCATCAACGCCGTCATTTTCTACACCGTGTCGATCTCAAGATGTCAGGTTCTACCATTAACAACTACCCCGTCGACCATTATCGTCGGCGTGGTGAACCTGATCTCCACCTTCCTCGCCAACGTCCTTATTGACCGACTTGGGGAAAGATCTCTTGTACGTCTCAAATGTCCTGATCGTATTGTTTACTTTGTCGCATTGGGAACTTTCTTCTATTCAAGGTGCGTATTGCAACCTTCACACTCCTTTTGGTGTTCCTTTTTGGTTCTTGTTTTGTTCGCAACTCCCCCTGTACGTTTATTGTTTATTCTGGTCAGCTTTCCGCATTTTTAAATGTGTTTCCGCTTTCTCCTTCGGCTCGCTTGCCTGTGTATTATTGTGGTTTTACGTTCTAATCTTCGGGTTCAGTCCTATCTGTACATAGGGATGTGGATACCCTTATTTTgaatttatgattaataattttttaaggcAAAAATGGCAATGTATACCCTTTTTttgaatattatgattaataatattaatgacaaaaatggaaatgtatactCTTATTTTGAATATTAGATTTAACAATACTAATGACAGTAAGGCAATgataccctttttttaatattatgtttaaatGATACTAATGGCAGTAAGGAAGTGAAAATACCGATAGAACAACAGAGGCAAAATTGATAATATGGTTTTGTACCTCAGTATTAATACTAAGattatacaagtaaaaaaaaattcaatttttctcAAAAGAAAAATTTAGCATTAAAATGTTTGGGCTTCAATCAATTGCGCGACTCGAAAAGTATTCAGAATTTTCGACCAAGAGAATATTGATTTATAACCCGGTACTCCCAAATTTCAcccctttatattttatgtttctgGTCAATTTTGCGTTttccattttactttatttattttttaaatattaataagttatatttttactattttttttttcattttacctagttaattttccttgctttttcAGTTACAGCGGGTTAAACATGTTTGTCAAATTTATGAAAAGCAAGGGCCGGGTTGCCCGAATTTTTATGTAAACTCCGAAAGACGCTTTTGGACTCGTGCATGAGTTTTTTATCCCCCCATCAGGCTGACCCAAACCCCACTGTGCAACATGAATACTAAATAATCAACACGACCCCCTGCGCCGTTCTGCGAAACagccgtaaaagaaaaaaaaaagaaaaaaaaaaaaaaaatgaaggggtttcaaaaaaaaacagatgttaTGGcccggttgtattttttttttattatcagtgtttttctttattgttttttatcttatttatccccTATCTGTCATGTAGGATGTATGGAGtagtatctatctttatatatataaaatataaattattaataatatatagaatatataaaaatattataaaattatatatataaaatatattaaaataaaatacactgaTAATACACTGGAAAAGCATTGCAGGGGACAATACTGTAAAAGCTTACTATGCGCGAATCATGTTTTAAACCAAATTTGACCAGATATGCGTTTCAAAAGATGCCGTTTTCGATAAAGCTGaccgttctctttctcccttgcggGAAACGGCGGAAAAAACGCATATCTATCGCCGAATCCATGAATCTGACGGCAGGTGGGGGGAAACAGCACGGTGACGCGGGGGTGGAAAGAGACCGTCGCAACCTCTCAGGCTGCCCCTCGTCAGTTCAGGCTAGTATTTGCTTTCTCTCTAGGAGGGGCCCCATTCCATGGCTCTTCAGGGGGGAGGCCCTGCCCCTAAGATCAGGGGGCCCCCCGCCTCCATCGTCACGGGGTTTGAACTGGTCCCGCACCTTTGTCATCACCAAACCTTCCCCCGGGTGGTGGAGCTGATCGGGGGGGTCTACGTGTTTTACGTTCACGGGGATCTTACCTTTGGGGGCCTTGTTCGCCTTCTTCCTCGGCCCGGACCCAGGAAGACACCGAAAGGGGAATCGGGAGGAGCGGCGGGGGGGGGAGCGCctgggcccccaaaccccaagaTCATACCCGGGCCGGCTGCACATGTAGGCCCCGGGGTGTGTTTACGTTAGGAAGGAATAACATACAGGGGACCGGCCCGTGCCGCGTCGAGGCGCTTTGGGTTTCCGCGGTGAGAAAGCGTACAAGGGGACGCTGACATGCCGAATTAaacgttttctcttctttttctcacgATTTTGGCTagtcaaggggaaaaggggtaaaacccttttttgaaattGTCAACCACTTGTTGGCAATGAAAAGGACATAAATTTGGCTTTGACGCCGTCtttcgtgtgtttttcttttgcacCGTCAAATCAGATCAGCGAagtttaaatataaaacatttttggtTGAACTAGGGGGAAACGGTTTCTTCCCGGGAAATATACAaagtattttgatttaaaaaaatgaaaatatttcgtTCAGTGAAACCTAAATATTTTGctctttattttttacatcacGGAAATTTGTGATAGTTTCTGCTGGTGCTATCtgattctttttcgtttttttttttttttaatttttgttgtcgTTTATTTTTATGACCCaaggaaagggaactggggctgACATATAACGCAAGAAAGGTTTTCAACAAATTGCGAACATTTTAATGTTTCGGTTTATTTATACAttccttagaaaaaaaatgtgtaaaatggGTTTCATCGTTGCCTTAGTGACTTATTCAGGACAATAACCATGTCTTTCCTACAACTTttctaaaaaaatcaaaaactatgGTGTTTGTAATTAAAATATTTCATGTAAAAGCATCTGCTTGATACATTTTCATTGGTGTTAATATTTACAAACAGTGAAAACCGTTTTTTATACCTAATAGTTTTGCAAAATTCTTTTTGGACACAGTAATATATGTCTTGTGGGTTTAGTTAGTAATGCCCATGACCGTTTTGTTATTCCACCATATATAAAACTCAAGTTTTTTActgt is a genomic window of Penaeus monodon isolate SGIC_2016 unplaced genomic scaffold, NSTDA_Pmon_1 PmonScaffold_7538, whole genome shotgun sequence containing:
- the LOC119571701 gene encoding facilitated trehalose transporter Tret1-like → WPGYRRSLRRSAHPTLPVYLSSPFHPETRGGLGHSTTIGNLGILVCFLVGSYVNWWWLAFVGAIIPMIFNYPHVLRARDSSLVQSPEIALEDAQASLEWLRGSASDVDFELDAIQRNYEIAKQESSSLKDLFRRQYAKPFLLAMGPMLFQQLSGINAVIFYTVSISRCQVLPLTTTPSTIIVGVVNLISTFLANVLIDRLGERSLVRLKCPDRIVYFVALGTFFYSRLTQTPLCNMNTK